The proteins below come from a single Cylindrospermopsis raciborskii Cr2010 genomic window:
- a CDS encoding GIY-YIG nuclease family protein, with translation MNSNLENLEFIDYIDHGGELPIQLEGKIGVYAIFNQEKILQFIGYSRDVYLSCKQHLVRQPHKCYWLKVHTIERPDRKILSEIENSWIAQNGSLPPGNGEHKQIWTNAINVQELMTDTEKENYHNPLIDDLAKTKVLKNVSRRVESEILELLTARGLKTQIRFNPKLKEEGLLDLK, from the coding sequence ATGAATTCCAACCTAGAAAATTTAGAGTTTATTGATTATATTGACCATGGTGGTGAATTACCTATACAACTTGAAGGTAAGATAGGGGTTTACGCAATTTTTAATCAGGAAAAAATTTTGCAATTCATTGGTTATTCTCGTGATGTTTATCTCAGTTGTAAGCAACATTTAGTTCGTCAACCCCATAAATGTTATTGGTTAAAAGTCCACACTATTGAACGTCCTGACCGAAAAATTCTATCGGAGATTGAAAATAGTTGGATTGCCCAAAATGGTAGTTTACCACCGGGTAATGGTGAGCATAAACAAATATGGACTAATGCCATTAATGTCCAAGAGCTAATGACTGATACAGAAAAAGAGAATTATCACAATCCATTAATTGATGATTTAGCTAAGACTAAAGTGTTAAAGAATGTATCACGTCGAGTAGAGTCAGAAATATTAGAACTGTTGACAGCAAGAGGGTTAAAAACTCAAATTCGCTTTAACCCCAAGTTGAAAGAGGAGGGTTTACTAGATTTAAAATAA
- a CDS encoding GUN4 domain-containing protein, with amino-acid sequence MNRYTKLENLLKAQDFKEADLETNRVIVEVANREREGYLREEDAEKFPCKELRAIDNLWLKYSQGKFGISVQQKIYKNLGGTKQFDEKVWESFADRVGWRRLGSWLSYKDLNFSLSAPIGQLPAAIGSVCGVKGECVGGPCGGVLPYGIASLPGIETLNSTSTL; translated from the coding sequence ATGAACAGATACACAAAATTAGAAAACCTATTAAAAGCTCAAGACTTTAAAGAAGCAGATTTAGAAACAAATAGAGTAATAGTAGAAGTAGCTAACAGAGAAAGGGAAGGTTATTTAAGAGAAGAAGATGCAGAAAAATTTCCTTGTAAAGAATTGCGCGCCATTGATAATCTGTGGCTAAAATATAGTCAGGGTAAATTTGGTATATCTGTCCAACAAAAAATATATAAAAACCTGGGCGGCACAAAACAATTTGATGAAAAGGTATGGGAATCCTTCGCAGATAGGGTAGGATGGAGAAGATTGGGATCATGGCTCTCTTACAAAGACTTAAACTTTTCACTGTCCGCACCAATTGGTCAACTCCCAGCTGCTATCGGGTCAGTGTGCGGAGTTAAGGGTGAGTGTGTGGGTGGTCCGTGTGGTGGCGTCTTGCCATATGGTATCGCATCACTCCCAGGTATTGAGACATTAAACTCAACATCTACATTATAG
- a CDS encoding urease accessory protein UreH domain-containing protein yields MLDLVLITMLGFLGSFGHCIGMCGPLAVAFSFSYPEKTQSWQRQLQFHILLNLGRVFSYALVGTAIGTLGSALVQGGQLGGVGSDLRRWIAIITGMMLIWLGLAQVKPHLIPKIPIFHPLLQNSLHNRLSAVMVNLSLHTKWWTPALLGMTWGLMPCGFLYAAQIKAAATGNGWHGAITMLAFGLGTLPTMLGVSISTSLMSKDQRSQLFRMGGWVSMIIGIITISRTGETMVDYSGYAALICLILALIARPTRVLLPALIRYRRGLGVGAFLLSLVHTIHKLEHLLAWNLSAVWFLPVEFQWGMGAGVLALIFMTPAAFTSFDFMQKSLGPNWRRIHLLTIPALILTAIHAVLIGSTYLGALKLTIFNQIATLLLIFIILAVLMMRSPLIWSIFKLKEFYTPLKQKK; encoded by the coding sequence ATGTTGGACTTAGTGCTAATTACTATGCTGGGTTTTTTGGGAAGCTTTGGTCACTGCATTGGCATGTGTGGACCTTTAGCAGTGGCTTTTTCTTTTTCTTACCCGGAGAAAACTCAATCCTGGCAACGACAACTACAATTTCATATTCTCTTAAATTTAGGTAGAGTATTTAGCTATGCTCTAGTTGGTACTGCTATAGGCACACTTGGTTCCGCATTGGTACAAGGTGGACAATTAGGAGGAGTTGGTAGTGATTTACGCAGATGGATAGCAATAATTACTGGAATGATGTTAATCTGGTTAGGATTAGCACAGGTTAAACCACATTTAATACCTAAAATTCCCATATTCCACCCTTTGCTACAAAATAGTTTACATAATCGGTTAAGTGCTGTAATGGTAAATTTATCATTACATACAAAATGGTGGACACCAGCACTTTTAGGTATGACCTGGGGCCTAATGCCCTGTGGTTTTTTATATGCTGCTCAAATTAAAGCAGCAGCTACAGGAAATGGATGGCATGGGGCAATAACTATGTTGGCATTTGGTTTGGGTACTCTACCAACTATGTTAGGAGTAAGTATTTCCACTTCCCTAATGAGTAAAGATCAACGTAGTCAACTATTTCGCATGGGGGGGTGGGTAAGTATGATTATTGGTATAATTACCATATCCCGCACAGGGGAGACTATGGTTGATTATAGTGGTTATGCTGCCCTAATTTGCTTAATTTTGGCTTTAATCGCCCGTCCCACACGTGTTCTATTGCCAGCTCTTATACGTTATCGTCGAGGATTGGGTGTGGGAGCATTTCTGCTATCATTAGTACATACAATTCATAAATTAGAACACTTGTTAGCATGGAATTTATCAGCTGTTTGGTTTTTACCAGTGGAATTTCAGTGGGGAATGGGTGCAGGTGTTTTGGCTTTAATTTTTATGACTCCTGCTGCTTTTACAAGTTTTGACTTTATGCAAAAGTCTCTAGGTCCAAACTGGCGTCGAATCCATCTTTTGACGATTCCAGCTTTGATATTGACTGCTATTCATGCAGTTTTGATTGGTTCTACCTATTTAGGAGCTTTAAAGTTAACTATCTTTAATCAGATAGCAACCTTATTATTAATATTCATTATACTCGCGGTTTTAATGATGCGATCGCCCTTAATTTGGTCAATTTTTAAGTTAAAAGAATTTTATACTCCTTTAAAGCAGAAAAAATAA
- the htpG gene encoding molecular chaperone HtpG — protein sequence MLEQGTISIHTENIFPIIKKSLYSDHQIFLRELISNAVDAIQKIKMVSRAGEYGGDIGEPEITIAIDKEKKTLSISDNGIGMTGEEVKKYINQVAFSSAEEFIHKYEGKADQPIIGHFGLGFYSSFMVAKKVEIDTLSYKEGSQAVHWSCDGSPEFTLDESSRNIRGTTITLTLMPDEEDYLETARIKNLVKTYCDFMPVPIKLDGEVLNKQKAPWRESPSTLTQEDYLEFYRYLYPFQEEPLLWVHLNTDYPFIINGILYFPKMRPDVDVTKGQTKLFCNQVFVSDNCDEIIPQFLIPMRGVIDSTDIPLNVSRSALQGDRTVRKIGDYIAKKVGDRLKELYRSDREQYIKAWKDLGTFVKFGVLNDEKFKKQVEDILVFRTTAKLTESPAHEPTVEVQSAESDIWQDVNKSNTNTLPYTTLKEYLERNKERQENKVFYSTDEASQATYIELHKNQGLEVLFMDSFIDTHFINFLEREYQDVKFTRVDSDLDNTLLDDKSGEIVDPTTQKTKSETIKELFEKSLNKPKVNIRTEALKSDDPQGTPPAVVLLPEILRRLREMNAMMQQQNADFPEDHILLVNTAHPLIQNLVSLNQGSIIQGSGESPTGKLVKMICQHVYDLALMSQKGFDAEGMKSFVERSNEVLTKLTSAS from the coding sequence ATGCTAGAACAAGGTACTATCAGTATACACACTGAGAATATTTTCCCCATTATCAAGAAATCTCTCTATTCCGATCATCAGATATTCCTGCGCGAACTCATATCTAACGCAGTGGATGCGATCCAAAAAATCAAAATGGTCTCCCGTGCTGGGGAATATGGTGGAGATATAGGGGAACCGGAAATTACCATTGCCATTGACAAGGAGAAGAAAACCCTTTCTATCTCCGATAATGGTATTGGGATGACTGGGGAGGAAGTAAAAAAATATATTAACCAAGTAGCTTTTTCTAGCGCAGAAGAGTTTATTCATAAGTATGAAGGAAAAGCGGATCAACCAATTATTGGTCACTTTGGTTTAGGCTTCTATTCCTCCTTTATGGTTGCCAAAAAGGTTGAGATAGATACCCTTTCTTACAAAGAGGGTTCACAAGCAGTACATTGGAGTTGTGATGGTTCACCGGAATTTACCTTAGATGAATCTTCTCGCAATATTCGTGGTACAACGATTACTTTAACGTTAATGCCCGATGAAGAAGATTATTTAGAGACGGCTAGAATTAAAAACTTGGTTAAAACCTACTGTGATTTTATGCCAGTTCCCATAAAACTGGATGGGGAGGTGTTAAATAAACAAAAAGCACCTTGGCGAGAATCTCCCAGCACTTTGACCCAGGAAGATTATTTGGAGTTTTATCGCTACCTTTATCCCTTTCAGGAAGAACCTTTATTGTGGGTTCATTTGAATACAGATTATCCATTTATTATTAATGGAATTTTGTATTTCCCTAAAATGCGTCCTGATGTGGATGTAACCAAGGGACAAACTAAGTTGTTCTGTAATCAAGTTTTCGTCAGTGATAATTGTGATGAAATCATCCCCCAATTTTTGATTCCTATGCGGGGTGTTATTGATAGTACAGATATTCCTTTGAACGTTTCTCGTAGTGCATTGCAAGGCGATCGCACGGTGAGGAAAATAGGAGATTATATCGCTAAAAAGGTAGGTGATAGGCTAAAGGAACTCTATAGGAGCGATCGGGAACAATATATCAAAGCTTGGAAGGATTTAGGGACTTTTGTTAAGTTTGGAGTTCTCAATGACGAGAAATTTAAAAAACAAGTGGAAGATATACTTGTTTTCCGAACTACTGCTAAACTCACGGAAAGTCCTGCACATGAACCAACAGTTGAGGTGCAGTCAGCGGAGAGTGATATTTGGCAAGATGTCAACAAGAGCAACACCAATACTTTGCCCTACACCACCCTGAAGGAGTATCTGGAGCGGAACAAAGAGCGTCAGGAAAATAAGGTATTTTATAGCACTGATGAAGCTAGCCAAGCTACATATATAGAACTACACAAAAATCAAGGTTTAGAAGTTCTATTTATGGACTCATTCATTGATACTCACTTTATTAATTTTCTAGAAAGGGAATATCAGGATGTTAAATTTACCAGGGTAGATTCTGACCTAGATAACACATTATTAGATGATAAATCGGGGGAAATTGTAGACCCGACAACACAGAAAACCAAGAGTGAAACCATCAAGGAGTTATTTGAGAAATCCCTTAACAAACCCAAGGTAAATATTCGGACTGAAGCATTGAAATCCGATGATCCTCAAGGGACACCACCAGCAGTAGTGTTATTACCAGAAATTCTTCGTCGTCTGCGGGAAATGAATGCCATGATGCAACAACAAAATGCCGATTTTCCTGAAGATCACATTTTGTTGGTGAATACGGCCCATCCTTTGATTCAAAACCTGGTTAGCTTGAATCAAGGTAGCATTATTCAAGGTAGTGGTGAATCACCAACAGGAAAATTGGTGAAAATGATTTGTCAGCACGTTTATGATTTAGCGTTGATGTCTCAAAAGGGATTTGATGCAGAGGGGATGAAGTCCTTTGTTGAACGTTCTAACGAGGTGTTAACTAAGTTAACTTCAGCAAGTTAA
- a CDS encoding alpha/beta hydrolase encodes MIKNALTRKNHKKAIIFTGLLSAIAWTQYLTMCAIVHAADRVTIRYGFLEESTSVAELKKATETGQLPGSLQIYTSALSQEQRNWLVQGLKTRIPINVVTLDWLLNTQLGQTVINDIATVFDRRQDQSGVQAVRSGLILAASSPEGLSMLSFIAAYPSQTLRLNLPQVLTVARFLNIDFLQTQQFLLMHSPQSDRQKPSINIPFDPTQPGTQKVEISKLNLSDDKRKRNIIVDIYWSTPTNGENNIEKPLIVFSHSSSSAGTDLQYLAQHLASYGYVVAALQNPGSNFFTNKGKVGLNPQEFLALPQDVSFVLDELAKVNQNPNNSLQGKLTTNKVMFVGYSLGGTTALALAGGELQIASLKSSCEKNAGKLSDVQSFMCLARQLPQNNYQLQDQRVKQIIALKPASSLLFGETGLTKVKVPTLVFTASADHVTPSLTEQINGFNRIASPKWLAAAVGASHYSVVDPLVVNASLNTNNTPITSREVVGEKSADVRSYVKAITLAMAAQLTPDANKYNVFLTPEYAQFASTPLFPFRLIAPLHSINTTSKN; translated from the coding sequence ATGATAAAGAATGCCCTAACCAGAAAAAACCACAAAAAAGCTATCATATTTACAGGATTATTAAGTGCGATCGCCTGGACACAATATTTGACAATGTGTGCCATCGTCCATGCAGCAGATAGGGTAACCATACGTTATGGATTCCTGGAAGAGTCGACTTCTGTTGCAGAGCTGAAAAAGGCCACGGAAACTGGGCAATTGCCAGGTAGTCTACAGATTTATACTAGTGCACTAAGCCAAGAACAACGTAACTGGTTGGTGCAAGGATTAAAAACTAGAATACCCATAAATGTGGTGACTTTAGATTGGTTACTGAATACTCAATTAGGTCAAACAGTAATCAATGACATAGCAACAGTTTTTGATCGTCGTCAGGATCAATCAGGGGTGCAAGCAGTTAGATCCGGTTTAATATTGGCTGCTAGTTCACCAGAAGGTCTATCTATGCTCAGTTTTATTGCAGCATACCCCAGTCAAACCCTGAGACTGAATTTACCACAGGTTTTGACGGTAGCAAGGTTTTTAAATATAGATTTTTTGCAGACTCAGCAATTCCTACTGATGCACAGTCCCCAAAGTGATAGGCAAAAACCATCCATAAATATTCCATTTGATCCCACCCAACCGGGAACACAGAAAGTAGAAATATCTAAGTTAAACTTAAGTGATGATAAACGTAAACGTAATATTATCGTGGATATTTATTGGTCAACTCCTACCAATGGTGAAAACAATATTGAAAAACCCTTAATTGTCTTTTCCCATAGCTCTAGTTCAGCAGGTACAGACCTGCAATATTTAGCTCAACATCTTGCTTCTTATGGTTATGTGGTTGCAGCTTTACAAAATCCTGGTAGTAATTTTTTTACTAATAAAGGCAAAGTAGGTTTGAACCCTCAAGAATTTTTAGCTCTTCCCCAGGATGTAAGTTTTGTTCTGGATGAATTGGCGAAGGTTAACCAAAATCCTAATAATTCCCTACAGGGAAAACTAACCACTAATAAAGTCATGTTTGTTGGTTATTCCCTGGGTGGAACTACAGCATTAGCATTAGCTGGTGGTGAACTACAAATTGCCAGTCTAAAAAGCAGTTGTGAAAAAAATGCTGGTAAATTGAGTGATGTTCAAAGTTTTATGTGCCTGGCCAGACAATTGCCACAAAATAACTATCAACTACAAGATCAAAGAGTCAAACAAATAATAGCTCTAAAACCAGCTTCTTCCCTCCTATTTGGTGAAACCGGTTTGACAAAGGTAAAAGTTCCTACCCTAGTATTTACCGCATCTGCTGACCATGTCACCCCAAGTTTGACTGAACAAATTAACGGTTTTAATCGTATTGCATCTCCTAAGTGGTTAGCTGCTGCGGTGGGTGCTAGCCATTACAGTGTAGTGGATCCCCTAGTAGTCAATGCTTCTCTAAACACAAATAACACTCCCATTACCAGTCGAGAAGTAGTGGGAGAAAAATCAGCGGATGTGCGCAGTTACGTGAAGGCGATTACTTTAGCCATGGCCGCACAACTAACACCAGATGCTAATAAGTATAATGTTTTTCTCACTCCCGAATATGCCCAATTCGCCTCTACACCTCTTTTTCCATTTCGTCTAATTGCGCCCCTTCATAGTATCAATACTACAAGCAAGAACTAG